Genomic DNA from Candidatus Omnitrophota bacterium:
GCGCTTCGTCCTTCGTCAGCGAAGCCAGGGCGACAACCTCCGTGAGGGGATTGTTCTTGTACGCTCGAATATGCTCGCCGGATACCCAGCCGCAGCCGATTAACGCCGCTCGATATTTCGCCATGATTCTTCTCCTCGATAGATCGCCATGAATATTCTTACAATCCGCAATCCATTCTGCCAAAAAAAAGCCATTTCGGCCAGAGGCGGGAGGGAATGAAATTTGCGCCTAGGTTGCTTTATTTAGGAAGCCTTCTTGTGGTAGGATGGTGAAAAATCCAAAGGAGGCGGAAAAAAATGGCGGATATTACCATGTTGACGACGTTGAAAGGCTCGCTGTTGGAATCGTTTTACCCTAAAGGATGGAACCTGGAAAAGATCGACAGATGTTGCTCTTATCCACCGGAGGATATCCTAAAACGGCAGCCTTGGTGGAACAAAGATTTTGAGCCGGTTCAATGCGAGGCGATGGGAGAATTCGACGCCAAGATGGGATTCGAAATCGCCCAAACGATTCGTTCTTACAAAGAGCAGGGAAAGAAACTGGCGATCATCCTGCCTGTTGGTCCTATGGGCATGTATAAATGGGCGGTCTATTTTCTGAAGGAATGGAAGATCAAATGCGATCACGTTTACGGCTTCAACATGGACGAATGGGCCGACGCTCAAGGCAACACCACGCCGCCCAACGCGCCTGGTTCTTTCCAGGACGCTATGGAGAACGCCTTTTACGGCCCGCTAGGCGCCATGAGCGTTCCTAAAAAGCAGCGCCATTTCGCCACGAAGAAACAGCTGCCTACTTACGCCGACCGCATCGGAAAACTGCGCCAAGAGGGCGCCGGACTCGCTGTCGTCTTCGGCATTGGCCGCGTCTGCCATATCGCCTTTTGGGAGCCGCACTTCGCCGAAGAATTCACCGAGGAGGAATGGAAACAGCAAACCCATCGCCTGGGCGCCAAACTGCATCCGCTCACTATCGAGCAGAACGCCATCACCAGTTTCCGCGGACGCTATACTCTGATCCCCTGTTTCGCCAACACCATCGGCCCCGGCCTGTTCCTGCAAGCGGACAAGATCATCGGCGGCTGCGACGGCGCTTTCGGCAATGGCATGCAGTGGCAAGGCCCTAGCCTCTGGATCACCCTGCGCTACTGCCCTGACATCTGGCTGCCGTCCACCTACATGCCCACCCTGCCGGGGAAACTGTTCTTCCTGAAGGAACTGGCGGGACCACTGATGGCGGATTGCCATTGAGACGAATATTGGATTTTAGTTAAAGGATTTAATGTGAACATTAAGTAAATAATTATTTGATGCAAAGTTTAGCATTTCGCAATATCCACTTCAAGGACTCCACCATGCACTATATCATAATTCTTTTTTTTCTTTTCACATTACCTACATCTACTGCTCACTCACAAAACGTAAATGTTTACGATTCACCGGAATCGAGCGTTGATTTGACAGGACAAACGGATTTCGACGCTCCCGGCGACCGCGCACTCACCATCGCCTGGGAAGGAGAAACCCTCGACGCCAAATGCTGGGATATCTTTGTTCGACGGAACTGGTATGGTTATCAGTTTCTTGCGCGCACATCTCCCGATTCCCGTATGTTCACATGGAAAGAAGGCGCAACGCCCGATGCGCCCTCATTCAATGCCGGACCTCAATTCGGCGATACATACCAATTTATCCTTATACGCAATGCGCCGCCAATCGATGAAAATGACAAGATTCGACAATCATCATACGTCGGTTTCAATCGAACGGGATTTTCTGCAATTTCTTTCAATTCTCCACCCGTGTTAAAAGCGCCGCGCAACAGAATGATAGTCCATCATGATTTGCTAACAGGCAACATTCCCACGCCATTCGTCCTCACGGAGGATGAGAAATCGATTTCCGGAATTATGTTATCATGGGATTTTATGTACGAATTCAACGACGTCGTCGATTATCATATTTTTGTAAGCGATACGCTTCCCGAAAACTACACTTTTTTGGGATCGACAGGAAGTGGAGACATCCCCTATTTCTGGTGGACGTCAACGCCGCTTTTCCATACCGCTGCTAAATATCAGAATGGCCCACAATTAGAAAAATGCTATCGTTTCTTTATTATCGGCGTAGCAAAAAATATTAAGCACAACCGGCGGCTTTACGGTCTTTGGAATATATATACGCCGCAAGATATTTACCGCGTCGATCTTCCCAACCTTGATGAAAGCGAAATCCCGCTCGATTTTATCCGCGTAAAAGCAGGCTCCTTTATGTTCGGCAGCCCCGAAATCGAGCCGAACCGAAATTCTGACGAAGGACCTCAGTTTGAATATACGATCAATCAAGATTATTATCTATCACGTTACAAACTAACACGCGCTCAGTATTTTACTATTATGAACAAAAAGGAATCTTATCGTCAATCTACTCCTTATGGAATATCGTCATGGCAAAACAATTTACTGTTTATAGAATATTTGAATCGACTGCAAATCGGCTCATTTCGTCTTCCCACGGAAGCGGAATGGGAATTCGCTTATCGCGCTGGAGTCCATACTGCCTA
This window encodes:
- a CDS encoding glucosamine-6-phosphate isomerase, producing the protein MADITMLTTLKGSLLESFYPKGWNLEKIDRCCSYPPEDILKRQPWWNKDFEPVQCEAMGEFDAKMGFEIAQTIRSYKEQGKKLAIILPVGPMGMYKWAVYFLKEWKIKCDHVYGFNMDEWADAQGNTTPPNAPGSFQDAMENAFYGPLGAMSVPKKQRHFATKKQLPTYADRIGKLRQEGAGLAVVFGIGRVCHIAFWEPHFAEEFTEEEWKQQTHRLGAKLHPLTIEQNAITSFRGRYTLIPCFANTIGPGLFLQADKIIGGCDGAFGNGMQWQGPSLWITLRYCPDIWLPSTYMPTLPGKLFFLKELAGPLMADCH